The following DNA comes from Pseudomonas sp. MYb118.
CCGGCCGCCTGGTCGCCGTGGGAGGCGCACAGGATCACGAAGGCGAGGACGATCAGCAGCGACCCGACGGTCACCACGGGGTTGAGGCCCTTGAACAGGCCGGATTTTGCACGCATCGGCTTTCCTTATTATTTTTACAAGGCCGTATGGCGGGGGGATGGCTTGCTAGCCAGATTTGCAGTACACCCAAGTTCCCCTGTAGGAGCGAGCTTGCTCGCGATAGCGGTGCATCAGTCAACACAGAGCTGGATGACAGATCGCTATCGCGAGCAAGCTCGCTCCTACAGGGGGCCGGTGGTGTTCAAGTCATGTGTTTAGAGATCAATCACCAAATCCGAAGTGGGCCGGCTGCAGCACAGCAGGCGCAGGCCCTTGTCGATTTCGCGCTGACGGATGCCGCCGTTGTGGTTCATTTCGACGCTGCCTTCGAGTACCGCGGTCTTGCAGGTGCCGCACACGCCCTGGCTGCACGAGGAGGGCACCACGGCGCCGGCTTTCTTGGCCGCCGAGAGCACGGTCTGTTCGGCGGTCATGGTGAATTCCTTGCCCGAACGGGCCAGGCGCACGGTGAAGGTGCCCTGGGCCTGGCCGGGGGCGGCGCTCGGAACGGGCTCTACCGGTGCTTCGGCACTGATGTCGAAGCTTTCCTGGTGGTAACGCGCAAGGTCGAAACCGGCGCTGCCGAGCAGAGCCTTGGCGGCGTCCATGTAGCCCTTGGGGCCGCAGGTGAACACCGAGCGTTCGAGAAAATCCGGAATGCGCTGTTGCAGCTCGGCAATCGACAGGCGCCCGACGGGCCCGGCCCAATCCGGTTCGTCACCCAGGCCTTCGCAGAAGAACAGCGTGCGCAGGCGCGGCATAGAGCGTTCCAGGCGTGCCAGTTCGTCGCGAAAGATGATGTCCTTGGGTGTCCGCGCACTGTGCACGAAGACGATATCCAGGTCGGCATGCAGGTCGGCCGCCGCACGGGTCATGGCCATCAGCGGGGTGATGCCTGAGCCGGCGGACAGGTACAGCAACTTGCGCGCAGGGCCGGCAATCGGC
Coding sequences within:
- a CDS encoding 2Fe-2S iron-sulfur cluster-binding protein; this translates as MTVFENIASLRADQRFADTDHWAAHGAQWASGESKRIECLSVVAETHDVKTFTFHSPDYPALAYEPGQFLTISPVIGQEVISRCYTLSSTPTRPFTFSITVKRVPGGAVSNWLHDNLKAGDAMTASGPAGIFTPIAGPARKLLYLSAGSGITPLMAMTRAAADLHADLDIVFVHSARTPKDIIFRDELARLERSMPRLRTLFFCEGLGDEPDWAGPVGRLSIAELQQRIPDFLERSVFTCGPKGYMDAAKALLGSAGFDLARYHQESFDISAEAPVEPVPSAAPGQAQGTFTVRLARSGKEFTMTAEQTVLSAAKKAGAVVPSSCSQGVCGTCKTAVLEGSVEMNHNGGIRQREIDKGLRLLCCSRPTSDLVIDL